Within Myceligenerans xiligouense, the genomic segment GCCAGGGGCGTGTCGAAGCAGCGGGCCTCGCCGAACTCGGCGGTGAGGCCGTCGGTGATGCGGAAGACGCCGCCCAGCCGGCCGACGTCCTCCCCGAACACGGACACGGTCCCGTCCGCCGCCATCGCGTCGCGCAGGGCGCGGTTGAGGGCCTGGGCCATCGTGAGCTTCTCGTTCATCGGGCACCTCCCGCCGTGGTGGCCGTAGCGGATGCCTCGCCGGCCGGCGTGTCCCGCGCGGCCTCGTCCCGGAGCAGCGCGAGCTGCTCGCGGAGCTGCGGCGTCGGGGTCGCGTAGACGTGCTCGAAGAGTTCGGACGGGTCGTGCCGGTGATCGGTCGCGAGTTCCTCGCGGAGCGTGGCCGCCATGCGTTCGGCGTCGTCGGCGAAGGCGGCCAGACGTGCCTCGTCGACGTCGCCGCGCCTGGTGAGAAAGGTCCGCAGCCGCTCGACGGGGTCGCGGCGCGACCAGGCGGCGACCTCGTCGGCGTCGCGGTAGCGGGTCGCGTCGTCGGCGTTGGTGTGGGCCTGCATGCGGTAGGTGTGCGCCTCGACGAGCCGCGGGCCGCCACCCGTCCGGGCGGCCGCGACCGCCTCCCCCAGGACGGCGAGCAGAGCGGCGACGTCGTTCCCGTCGACGCGCTCGCCGGGGATGCCGTACCCGGCGCCCTTGTGTGCGAGGGACGGCGCGGCGGTCTGCCGCGACAGCGGCACGGAGATCGCGAAGGTGTTGTTCTGCACCAGGAACACGACCGGCGCGTGCAGCACGGCCGCGAAGTTGAGGGCCTCGTGGAAGTCGCCCTCGCTCGTGCCGCCGTCGCCGCACAGGGCGAGGACGACCGTGTCCTCCCCGCGCAGCCGGGCGGCGTGTGCGACGCCGACGGCGTGCGGGAGCTGGGTGGCCAGCGGTGTGGTCAGCGGCGCGACGCGGTGGGCGGCGACGTCCCAGCCGTGGTGCCACTCGCCGGACAGCAGGGTCAGCGTCTGCCCCGGGTCGACTCCGCGCGCCACGACGGCGGCGGTGTCGCGGTAGGTGGGGAACAGCCAGTCGCCGTCGGACAGCACCTGCGCGGCGGCGACCTGGCACGCCTCCTGCCCGTGGGAGGACGGGTAGACGGCGAGCCGGCCCTGGCGGACCAGGGCGTAGGCCTGGTCGTTGAACCGGCGGGCGGTGATCATCGCGCCGAGGGCGGCGACGAGGTCGGGGGTGGATGGGACGACGGCGCGCGCGGGGGTGACCGGAGCGCCGTCGCTGTCGATCAGGGTCACCGGCTCCGTCGCCGGCAGCAGACCCTCAGGATCAGGTCTCATGCTCCGATTGTGGGTCCGAGAGCCATCTGGTTGCCATGACCTGGCAAAGGTCGAGAAGATGTGTCGAGACGCGGGCGGTTCGGGAGCCGAACGTCCAGCCCGTGTCCACGCGACGAGGCGGAGGCAAGACAGGTGGCACTCGACAGCACGGACGAACGCATCCTGGACGCCCTGCGCCACGACGGGCGCATGTCGATGCGCGCGCTGGCGGAGACGCTCCACATCTCCCGTGCCAACGCCTACGCGCGCACGCGGCGACTGCGGAGCGAGGGCGTGATCCGCGGGTTCCACGCCGACATCGACCCGGTCGCCGCCGGGCTGGCGACGTCGGCCTACGTGACCCTCAACCTCGTGCAGACCGAGTGGCGCAACATCCGGGCGCGGCTGGAGGCGATGCCCGGCGTGGCGCACTTCGCGCTGGTGGGCGGCGAGTTCGACGTGGTCATGCTCGTGCGGGCACGGGACAACGCGGACCTGCGGCGCATCGTGCTGGACGAGATCCAGGGGATGGAGGGCGTGCTCAGCACGCGGACCTTGCTCGTGTTCGAGGAGACGGAGCCGCAGTACGGCGAACCGGGGACATTGGGGTGACGGCCCCGGCGGCGATTCGCTCGTCCCTGCGTCCTGGCCGGGCGGCCGTTGGGGTCAGTGAGCGAAGAGAGAACTCAACATCTCGGACGCCTGCTCCGGCCGTGAGACGTCAGCGACATACGCCACGCGGAACAGCGACTTGAACTCGTTCTCCACATAGGAATCAGGCACCCTCGACAGGTCTGTGAATGCCAGAAAACTCGACGAAACGTCTGCAGCTTCGGCCAGGTGAGCACGCCATGCAAAATCATTTGCGTTCTTACGCGCCGACTGCGCCTTCGGGGAAGCGACAACTTTGTCCATCAGGTGAAGCTGGCCATTCCGATACGAGTAACCGAACCCCACGTCGATTTCGACTCCATCAAGCAACCCCTGAACCGACACATTGCGCTCAGGTTGAATCTTTGCCTCGATAAACAACTCGTCCACGCGAATATCGAAGTCGTTCCGCATGTCGGACGACTTGTCGGTCACGAGCTGCGAGTACATGCGTCGAGCAGACTCGCTGGGATCCTCATCGTCAAGGAGGGTCGCAACATGGTCGAGGTAGAATGATGTGGGACGAGCGGACCTGAGTCGGGCGATGTCGCCACGAAGCCCTTCGGCAAGCTTATTGACAAAATAGTCGACCCAGCGCTCGTACAGATCTCGCGGAACACCGATCTGACGTCCACTCAATGTGCCGTCGACTTTCTGCCCTAGAAACTGGTAGCCAACTTCGCTTGTTCCATCAGAATTTGGCCGCGATGCAATCACGCCGACATTCACCGGCTCACGCCGAATCGGATCCTTCATCAGCTTCACTGCGTGAACCTCGATCATGCGCTATCACCGCCTCCGTGCGCGAGCTTACCTTGAACGCTTCCACCACGACCGTCGTTGCCGTCGTCAACAGCAACCGGGTCAACCAGCCTGTGAATATTGTCGCGCCGATGCCGAATGAAGTCGACAGCCGCCTCCTGCTCAGGCTTGGACAGCAACGCGCTGCTCCGCAGGTGGCCCGTGTACTGGACGATTGCATCGATGCTCAACGAGGCCATCTGATCGGCAACCACGTGCACGGCCTCCGCTCGGGGCGGCGCGAGCCGCCAGAGCCTACCGAAGTCTCGCCACCCCTGGTCCCGCCGGGCGTTCAAGAACCGTGCCCGATCCGGGTTATCCGTGAAGAGCGACTGATCATGGTCGATCAACCACGCCTCGCCCGACTGGCCCACCAGGATGTTCTCGTCGGTGCGATCGTCGTTCTGA encodes:
- the pdhA gene encoding pyruvate dehydrogenase (acetyl-transferring) E1 component subunit alpha: MRPDPEGLLPATEPVTLIDSDGAPVTPARAVVPSTPDLVAALGAMITARRFNDQAYALVRQGRLAVYPSSHGQEACQVAAAQVLSDGDWLFPTYRDTAAVVARGVDPGQTLTLLSGEWHHGWDVAAHRVAPLTTPLATQLPHAVGVAHAARLRGEDTVVLALCGDGGTSEGDFHEALNFAAVLHAPVVFLVQNNTFAISVPLSRQTAAPSLAHKGAGYGIPGERVDGNDVAALLAVLGEAVAAARTGGGPRLVEAHTYRMQAHTNADDATRYRDADEVAAWSRRDPVERLRTFLTRRGDVDEARLAAFADDAERMAATLREELATDHRHDPSELFEHVYATPTPQLREQLALLRDEAARDTPAGEASATATTAGGAR
- a CDS encoding Lrp/AsnC family transcriptional regulator, producing MALDSTDERILDALRHDGRMSMRALAETLHISRANAYARTRRLRSEGVIRGFHADIDPVAAGLATSAYVTLNLVQTEWRNIRARLEAMPGVAHFALVGGEFDVVMLVRARDNADLRRIVLDEIQGMEGVLSTRTLLVFEETEPQYGEPGTLG